DNA sequence from the Thiosulfativibrio zosterae genome:
CGTCATCACCAAGCGGCTGGTCAATGTGGGCGAAGTCGTTTCGCCAGGGTCTGGCTTATTCGACCTGGTGAATTTAGATGCGTTGTATTTAAAAGGCTATGTCGCCGAGAATCGCATCGGACAAATTCACCTCAATCAAAAGGCGGATTTAAAAGTGGATGCTTTCCCGAATCAAACCTTTGCTACTACGGTGACTTACATCGCATCGCAAGCCGAATTTACCCCTAAAGAAGTGCAAACTCAGGATGAGCGCGTTAAATTGGTTTATGCCGTTAAATTGTTGTTGGATGCCAATCCTGAGCATCGTTTAATGCCCGGCATACCGGCGGATGCTTGGATTAACTTGCCAGAATCTCACTAGGCATTGCCATGATTAAGGTCACCGACTTTTGTAAAACTTACGCCAAAAAAACGGCCGTTCAAGGCGTGTCGTTGCAAGTGCCCAAAGGTCAAATTTATGGGCTGATAGGGCCAGATGGTGCCGGTAAGAGCAGTTTGCTAAAAGCCATTGCCGGTGTGATGACCTATAACAACGGTGAAGTTTGGGTGGATGATATTCTGGTTGATTCAGAAGCCAGTGCCGAAAAAATCAAAGGGCGCTTAGGGTTTATGCCGCAAGGCTTGGGGCTTAATCTCTATCCTGAACTCAGTGTGGCTGAAAACATTCAGTTTTTTGGCGAACTGCGCGGCGTGCCAGCCAAAGAGTTAGACGAGCGTAAAGCACGCCTGTTAGAGATGACGCAACTTACTCAATTTGTCGATCGGCCGATGAAGTTTTTATCCGGCGGTATGAAGCAAAAACTGGGCTTGATTTGCACCCTCATTCATCGACCACCTCTAGTCATTTTAGATGAACCCACCACTGGGGTCGACCCCTTATCGCGGCGCGATTTTTGGACCATCTTGAATCAACTGGTTAAAGAGGAGCGGATTACCGCTTTAGTCTCGACCGCTTATATGGATGAAGCCAGTCGTTTTCAACAGTTGAGCATTTTGCATCAAGGTCAGGTGATTGCACAGGGCAGTGCGCAAGCGATACTAAAGCAACACCCAGGCTTTGCCATCGAGTTTCAAGTCGACGAGTCCTCTCATCAAATCACCCAAACCCTCAATGCGATAGCCTGCCAATTTGCACGGTTTGAGCGGCTAGGCAGTGTGTGGCGCGGTGTGTGTTTTCACGCCCAAGCCGATGCGCTCAGACAAGAAATCACGCACATGCTCAGCACTTTTCAACATCTGCCCAGTTGGCAGTTTGTGCCCTTAACCCTAGAGGATGTGTTTGTTGAATTATTAACACCGCAGTCGGATAAGGTAAAAAAGGCTAAAAAGGTTAAAGGCTTAACCGAACAGGTGCGGTTGCCATCAGCAACATCCTCGCTCAGTAATCCGCAAGTCTTAATCAAAGTGTCGGAGCTCAGCAAACACTTTAAAGAATTTGTGGCCGCAGACCAAGTCAGTTTTGAGGTAAAAGCCGGTGAAATTTTAGGCTTGTTAGGGGCTAATGGCGCTGGAAAATCCACGGTGATTAAAATGATTACCGGCATTTTGCCAGCCACCAGTGGCGATGCTGAAGTGGCAGGTTTGTCGATGCGCACTTCAGCGCAAGCCATTAAGCAACAAATTGGCTATATGTCGCAATCCTTTTCGCTCTATTTAGATTTAACCGTTCTGGAAAACATCCAATTATTTGGCCGCATCTATGGTTTAGGCAGCAAAGCCTTAAAGCAACGCTGCGATTGGGTTTTAAATATGGCGCAATTGCAAAAGGTGCAGGACGATTTGGTAAAAGATTTACCCCTTGGGCAACGCCAACGCTTGGCATTAGGCTGTGCGCTCATTCATGAACCCAAGGTGCTATTTTTAGATGAACCCACTTCTGGCGTTGACCCTTTAGGTCGTGCGAATTTTTGGCGCATTCTGGTCGATTTAGCCGAACAAATGCAGGTGGCGATTTTAATCACCACGCACTATATGTCAGAAGCCGAACATTGCCATCAGTTGGTGCTGATGCAAGCTGGGCGGGTAGTGGCACATGATTTTCCGCGTAATCTCAAACAGGCTTTGGCCACAGAGCGTCATCAAACGCATCTGCCCAGTTTAGAGGAGGTGTTTATTGCCCAATTGGAGTCGCATCATGCAAGTGTCTAAAGTGCTGACCCTAGCGCATAAAGAAGTGCTGGAAATCTGGCGCGACAAACTCTATTTAGTGATGGCGTTTGTGTTTCCGTTTATGTTGATGAATGTCTTGGGGTTTGGCTTGAGTTTTGATGTAGAGCATATGCCCTTTGCGGTGGTTGACTATGACCAATCGCAACTCAGCCGCGAATACAGTCACAAGCTCATGGATTCACGCTACTTTGATTATCAAGGTCATCTGGCACAAGAGCAGGATGCCGATGCCCTATTAAAGCAAGGCAAAATTCGCTTTTTATTGGTGATTCCACCAGAGTTTTCAAAACGCCTATTACAAGGTCAAGCGACGGCTGTGCAAGCGCAAATCGATGGCATGTTTACCTATCGTGCCAATGTGGTAAAAGGCTATATTGCTGCCATTAATGGCAGTTTTAACCAGCAACTTTTACAGACTTGGTTAGCTAAAAAACAAGGCATTTCGGCACAGCAGCTACAAGCTCTGTTGTCGCCGGTTACCTTAAAAACCCGTTATTTGTACAACAACGAACTCAAAAGTATCTGGTCAACCGGTTCAGGAATGTTGATGCTGATTATGTTAATGGCGCCAGCCATGTTGACGGCTTTGGGGGTGGTGCGCGAAAAAGAGTTGGGCAGTATTTATAATATTTACGCCTCAACACTCAGCAAAAGCGAATACATTACGGGCAAGCTGTTGCCCTATGTGGCGATTTCATTTATTAATTTGCTCATTTTAACTTGGGCAGTCTTGGTGTTTTTTGACACGCCGTTTAAGGGCAGTTTGTCTTTGTATTTGGTCAGTGGACTGTTGTATGTCACCAGTGCGGCGGGCATCGGATTGTTGATTTCAACCTTTGTGTCTTCGCAAGCGGCCGCGGCTTTGATTGCCATGTTGGGGACGATGATTCCCGGCATGATGTATTCAGGCCTCTTAATGCCGATTTCATCGATGAGTGGTGATGCGCAAATTCAGGCGCATTTGTTTCCAGGGATGTACGAGTTGCAATTGGTCTGGGGCACTTTTCTTAAAGGACAAGGCTGGCCAGAACTCTGGAGCAATGTCTTGGTGTTAGCGGCCTATGCTTTGGGGTTGTGGTTGTTGGCGGTGTGGCGCTTTAAAAAGCGGGTGGCCTCATGAGATCGACTGTGCAAGGGTTTCGTTTATGGTGGTCGCAAATTTTTGCGCTGACTCGCAAGGAGCTGTTGCAGTTTTCGCGGGACTGGATTTTGCTGTTGGCGGTGGTGTACTTTTTTACCGGCGAGGTTTATGTGGCTGGTGCCGGTATGACCATGGACTTAAACCATGCGCCCATTGCGGTGATGGACCATGACCGTTCCGCGGCATCTCGAGAATGGCTGGCGTTATTGCGTGCGCCTTATTATGAGATGAAAGGCAGTATTCAAACTCAGCAAGAGGCTTTGCAATTGTTAGACCAAGGCAAGTTGCTAGGGGTGATCGATATTCCGGCACACTTTCAAGAAAACCTGCTCAAACAACAACCCACCGATATTTTCTTTCAACTGGATGCCAGTAATGTCATGCTCGGCAATTTGGCCAGTAGTTACAGTGGATTGGCCAATGCGCAATTTAATCAAAATTGGCAGTTAAACCTGCAAAACCGCATTGCTGAGCAAACCCAGAAAATGCCCGTGGTCGAGTTGAATTATTCAGTGCTTTACAATCCCGCCTTACAAGATACTTGGTTTATGCCGATTTCAGAAATGATGACGGTGCTCACCTTATTAGGCTTATTTTTATCGGCAGCCGTCACGGTTAAAGAAAAAGAGCGTGGCACGATTGAGCAGTTGTCGATTACGCCCTTAACGCCGTTTCAGATTTTGTTCCCCAAAATCATTGCCGTGGAATTGATTTTGCTCTCAGGGGTTACACTCTCCTTGTTTGGCGTGATTATTCCGGCGTTTAATGTGCCGTTTCAGGGGAGTGTGGCGTTATTTTTTGCGGCGGCGGCTTTGTATATTTATGCCATCTCTGGGCTGGGGTTATTGATTGCTACGCTCAGTAAAAATCTCTCACAGGTGATGATGGTGTCTTTTTTAACCATGATGCCGATTTTATTGCTCTCAGGTGCTTGGACACCGGCCGAAGCCATGCCGGCATTTGAGCAAGCCTTGGTAGGCTTTTCGCCGCTCTATTATTTTATTGAAATGGGGTATGGCATTATTCTCAAAGGTGCGGGCTTTAGCGATCTTTGGCAAAGCTTTGGGTTATTGTTTTTGCTTGGAACCGCATTATTTCTATTGGGCATTTATGCCTTCAAACGCCAGTTTCAACAGTCTAGCTAGTCAGCTCTAGATGCGTGTTAAGTAATTGAAAAACTTAAATTTATACAGATAGTTGTTCGGGTGTTATGCGATAAGTGATTTTTCGCATTTTTATGTTTATTTACTTTATAAACATGATTTCAATCAAGTTATTCGCTTTCCAAACCTTCAAAGTTCCGTTTTAATAGATTCTTTTAATTTTATGTTTTAGAAGGTTTTTGATGTCGAATAACAAAGAATATGTGTTGCCAGATGACCTTGTCATCCTTTCAACATCGGATTTACAGGGTAATATCCTTGACTATAACGATGGGTTTCGTGAAGCCTCAGGCTATACAGATGCGGAATTGAAAGGTAAACCACACAATATTTTGCGTCATCCAGACATGCCCAAAGAAGCCTTCCAAGACTTTTGGCAAACCCTCAAAAAAGGCGATCCTTGGCAGGGCATGGTCAAAAACAAATGTAAAAACGGTGACTATTATTGGGTCATGGCCAATGCAACGCCGATTATCAAAAATGGCAAGGTGACAGGGTATTTATCGGTACGCTATCCTGGCACGCAAGCGCAAAAGCAACAGGCTTCACAGCTTTATTCTGACATTAAGGCTGGCAAAGCCGCTTTTCCGTGGACTAAAAAACAAAGCTTTATCCAAAAGTTTGCCTTACCAATCATTAGTTTGGTGTTAGGCGGCATTGCTTTTGCAGGTTTAGCCACGCAAGCGGATATGAATCCGGTCACAGGCCTATTCTTTTTAATGGCAATTCTGTCCTTTGTAGGCACCCTAGCCTTTATGATGCGTTCAAGTAACATCTCACCAAAATTACGCGCGGGCATTGAGAATATTGCCAATGGCGAGGTACAAAATGCCATTCCAGATGCTTCTGAAATGGGCTTTTTAATGAATATGGTGCGCTCGCGTGTGGCTGAATCAGAAGCCAAAAATTACGATGCCGCCAAGTCCGCTGCGATTTTAACAACAGCCATGAACAGCGCAAGTACCAATTTAATGGTGGCGGATGTGGACTTTAATATTAAAAGCATCAACGCATCACTTGCCGCCATGTTTTCTCGTAACGAAAAACAATTACAAACTGCTTTGCCTAATTTTAAAGCCAGCCAAGTGGTGGGTTCTAATATGGATATTTTCCATAAAAACCCTGCGCATCAGCGTCAAATGGTGCAAGGATTTAGAGAACCTTGGACTGGCGAGCTGAAAGTGGCAGGCTTGGTTTTAAAGCTCACTGTGGTGCCGATTATGCGTAATAAAGCCAAAATGGGCTATGTGGTTGAGTGGTATGACAGAACCGCCGAAGTTAAAAATATCAACGAAATTATTGATGTGCTTAAAAAGATTGAAGACGGAGATTTTAATTATCGAGTGCAAGTGCAACCCGGTGATTTAGAAGCCTTAGGTAAAGCCATTAATCAAACCATGACCACCTTAGGGGATGTGATGGGTGCTATCAGTGAAGTGGTGGCGGCGCAAGCGGCGGGCGATTTAACCCGTGAGTTGCCTTCTGGTGTTTATAAAGGGCAGTTACATGACTTAAAAAATGCCATTAACTATTCCAGTGCCAAAATCAAAGAAGTCGTTACGGTGGTGTTAGAAGTATCCAATGTGGTTTCGGGGGCAGCCAAAGAGGTTTATCAAGGTTCGACTGACTTAAGTAATCGCGTGCAACAACAAGCGGCAGCTTTAGAAGAAACCTCGGCAACCATGGAACAGATGAATGCACAGGTGCAAAGCAGCAGTTCTAATGCGCAAGAAGCCAGCAAAGTGTCTTCACAGGTGAAAGGCAAGGTGGATA
Encoded proteins:
- a CDS encoding ATP-binding cassette domain-containing protein codes for the protein MIKVTDFCKTYAKKTAVQGVSLQVPKGQIYGLIGPDGAGKSSLLKAIAGVMTYNNGEVWVDDILVDSEASAEKIKGRLGFMPQGLGLNLYPELSVAENIQFFGELRGVPAKELDERKARLLEMTQLTQFVDRPMKFLSGGMKQKLGLICTLIHRPPLVILDEPTTGVDPLSRRDFWTILNQLVKEERITALVSTAYMDEASRFQQLSILHQGQVIAQGSAQAILKQHPGFAIEFQVDESSHQITQTLNAIACQFARFERLGSVWRGVCFHAQADALRQEITHMLSTFQHLPSWQFVPLTLEDVFVELLTPQSDKVKKAKKVKGLTEQVRLPSATSSLSNPQVLIKVSELSKHFKEFVAADQVSFEVKAGEILGLLGANGAGKSTVIKMITGILPATSGDAEVAGLSMRTSAQAIKQQIGYMSQSFSLYLDLTVLENIQLFGRIYGLGSKALKQRCDWVLNMAQLQKVQDDLVKDLPLGQRQRLALGCALIHEPKVLFLDEPTSGVDPLGRANFWRILVDLAEQMQVAILITTHYMSEAEHCHQLVLMQAGRVVAHDFPRNLKQALATERHQTHLPSLEEVFIAQLESHHASV
- a CDS encoding ABC transporter permease encodes the protein MQVSKVLTLAHKEVLEIWRDKLYLVMAFVFPFMLMNVLGFGLSFDVEHMPFAVVDYDQSQLSREYSHKLMDSRYFDYQGHLAQEQDADALLKQGKIRFLLVIPPEFSKRLLQGQATAVQAQIDGMFTYRANVVKGYIAAINGSFNQQLLQTWLAKKQGISAQQLQALLSPVTLKTRYLYNNELKSIWSTGSGMLMLIMLMAPAMLTALGVVREKELGSIYNIYASTLSKSEYITGKLLPYVAISFINLLILTWAVLVFFDTPFKGSLSLYLVSGLLYVTSAAGIGLLISTFVSSQAAAALIAMLGTMIPGMMYSGLLMPISSMSGDAQIQAHLFPGMYELQLVWGTFLKGQGWPELWSNVLVLAAYALGLWLLAVWRFKKRVAS
- a CDS encoding ABC transporter permease is translated as MRSTVQGFRLWWSQIFALTRKELLQFSRDWILLLAVVYFFTGEVYVAGAGMTMDLNHAPIAVMDHDRSAASREWLALLRAPYYEMKGSIQTQQEALQLLDQGKLLGVIDIPAHFQENLLKQQPTDIFFQLDASNVMLGNLASSYSGLANAQFNQNWQLNLQNRIAEQTQKMPVVELNYSVLYNPALQDTWFMPISEMMTVLTLLGLFLSAAVTVKEKERGTIEQLSITPLTPFQILFPKIIAVELILLSGVTLSLFGVIIPAFNVPFQGSVALFFAAAALYIYAISGLGLLIATLSKNLSQVMMVSFLTMMPILLLSGAWTPAEAMPAFEQALVGFSPLYYFIEMGYGIILKGAGFSDLWQSFGLLFLLGTALFLLGIYAFKRQFQQSS
- a CDS encoding methyl-accepting chemotaxis protein, which encodes MSNNKEYVLPDDLVILSTSDLQGNILDYNDGFREASGYTDAELKGKPHNILRHPDMPKEAFQDFWQTLKKGDPWQGMVKNKCKNGDYYWVMANATPIIKNGKVTGYLSVRYPGTQAQKQQASQLYSDIKAGKAAFPWTKKQSFIQKFALPIISLVLGGIAFAGLATQADMNPVTGLFFLMAILSFVGTLAFMMRSSNISPKLRAGIENIANGEVQNAIPDASEMGFLMNMVRSRVAESEAKNYDAAKSAAILTTAMNSASTNLMVADVDFNIKSINASLAAMFSRNEKQLQTALPNFKASQVVGSNMDIFHKNPAHQRQMVQGFREPWTGELKVAGLVLKLTVVPIMRNKAKMGYVVEWYDRTAEVKNINEIIDVLKKIEDGDFNYRVQVQPGDLEALGKAINQTMTTLGDVMGAISEVVAAQAAGDLTRELPSGVYKGQLHDLKNAINYSSAKIKEVVTVVLEVSNVVSGAAKEVYQGSTDLSNRVQQQAAALEETSATMEQMNAQVQSSSSNAQEASKVSSQVKGKVDKGVVVMQQTIQAMQAIEESSHKISEIVSLIDGIAFQTNLLALNAAVEAARAGEHGRGFAVVAAEVRSLAQKSAEAAKDIKGLIEETVTRVNQGSNLASESGSMLNEVNQSIDAVTAMIVQIAQAASEQAAGVHQVHQAISDIDGVTQQNAALVEETSAASESLRDQAHELEREMSYFKIDARSLALTNTHKKH